Within Atribacteraceae bacterium, the genomic segment TGCGGTGATCTGGTGGAACGCGGCCTGGGCATGCCATTCCATGAGTTCGAGAAGTGCCAGAGGACTGACCACCGGCGTGGCCGAGAGCTGTCCGGAGAGGATTTTTTTTCGGATTTCCACGACCTGGCTCAAGTGCCTCTCCGAATCGATGAGTTCCTGGATAACCGAGTAGACAGGGTTCTCATTTTTGCGGAAGAGCAGGTCCAACTCATTCTGAGGCCGCTCCATACCCTCAGTCAGCCAGTATTCGATGAGGAGCGAAGTATCAAAATAAAGCGCGGGAAGGAATTTTTTCCTGAGCTTGCCGGTACTGGTAACGGGTGATTCTCTCATGCCATACCCCCCCGGACCGGTAAACCGGGAGGCAGCGCACGGATCACCTTAATCCCGGTACCGTCACCACTGTACCAGAACAATCAAGGCAAATCAATCGGTTCGTGGTTCCCGCCCGGACACAACGGAGTCACTCGACGATGATCTCCGCCAGGCTTCGCTTGGGGACATGATGGATACCGTTCTCGTCCCGCCAGTACCGGATATCCCCGTCGGGCCCCAGGTTTTCAAGAACCACCGTTTCGGCGGGATATCCCAGGGCGATGACATAGAGAATATCAAATCGCTCGGAAAGCCCAAGCACACTATGGAGCATTCTCCGGTCTATCGCTCCGAAAATACAAGCCCCCAGGCCCCGTTCCCGGGCACCCAGGACGATGCTCTGACACCCAATCCCAGGATCAGCGTCGTAGTCGGTGACTATGGCTCGATCTCCCAGCATCACGATGTAGGCTGACGGTCTCTCCCCGGCCTCCGGACCCGGCCAATCGATCAGATACCCCGCCCACGCCAGGCAGGGGAAAATAATCGCGTTCTTCTCCAGAGTGTTGGAGAGCAGGTATTTCAAGGGTTGACGGTTAGCTGCCGATGGGGAAAGGCGAGCCAAGTTAACCAGGTCTTTAAGCACTTCGCGGCTGACCGGCTCGTTTTCCCGAAAACGGCGGATACTCCTGGTTTTGAGAATGAGTTCGTCGATCATGTGTTTGTCCATGAGTCTCTCCATTGACGGAAATTAACCCCTCTTCTCCGGTTCCTTTATTAAACACGACAATCTACGACGAGCATGGAAAAAAAAGGGACTGGACGAAACGACTGGTAGGCCGTGAAGGAATCGAACCTTCAACCTACTGATTAAGAGTCAGTTGCTCTGCCAATTGAGCTAACGGCCCACCTTCGCGCAATGCACTATACAATGAAAGAAAGGGGATGTCAAGTAAACATTGCTTGTCCGCGTTGACGGTCAGCCTCGCCTCATGTCCGGTGCACCGTAACGTCGTTTTCCTATTGACGGGAAGCCCGTCCCATGAGAAGATAGCGTAGAAGCGAGACCTGCGTGCCGGAGTGG encodes:
- a CDS encoding nitroreductase family protein gives rise to the protein MDKHMIDELILKTRSIRRFRENEPVSREVLKDLVNLARLSPSAANRQPLKYLLSNTLEKNAIIFPCLAWAGYLIDWPGPEAGERPSAYIVMLGDRAIVTDYDADPGIGCQSIVLGARERGLGACIFGAIDRRMLHSVLGLSERFDILYVIALGYPAETVVLENLGPDGDIRYWRDENGIHHVPKRSLAEIIVE